One genomic region from Populus nigra chromosome 8, ddPopNigr1.1, whole genome shotgun sequence encodes:
- the LOC133700611 gene encoding dof zinc finger protein DOF4.6-like isoform X1 → MDTAQWPQEIVVKPIEEIVTNTCPKPPALERKARPQKEQALNCPRCNSTNTKFCYYNNYSLTQPRYFCKTCRRYWTEGGSLRNIPVGGGSRKNKRSSASSSSSSKKLPDLITPTSLSQTSTQNPKIHEGQDLNLAFPSTQSIRSFSELIQLPSINENNNKNPISSSTSASTTTSQLSALELLTGISSRGLNSFPMPVQDPSTLYTSSFPLHDFKPTLNFSLDGLGSCYGSLQGVQETNGRLLFPFEDLKQVSSTADIEHNKEHGDSTGYWTGMLGGGSW, encoded by the exons ATGGATACTGCTCAGTGGCCACAG GAGATAGTGGTGAAACCAATAGAAGAGATAGTTACAAATACCTGTCCAAAGCCTCCTGCTTTAGAGAGGAAGGCAAGGCCTCAGAAAGAACAAGCCCTCAACTGTCCAAGGTGCAATTCAACTAACACCAAGTTCTGTTACTATAACAACTACAGCCTTACACAGCCTAGGTACTTTTGTAAGACTTGTAGAAGGTATTGGACAGAAGGGGGTTCTCTGAGAAATATTCCGGTCGGAGGAGGTTCAAGAAAGAACAAGAGATCATcagcttcttcttcatcttcttcaaagaaACTTCCTGATCTGATTACACCAACAAGTTTGTCACAAACTTCTACACAAAACCCTAAGATCCATGAAGGCCAAGATCTAAACCTAGCTTTCCCATCCACTCAAAGTATTAGAAGTTTCTCTGAATTGATTCAATTACCGAGCATTAAtgaaaacaacaacaagaaccCAATATCTTCCTCTACTTCTGCATCTACTACCACATCCCAACTTTCAGCTTTGGAGCTGTTAACTGGAATCTCCTCAAGGGGTTTGAATTCTTTTCCTATGCCAGTTCAAGATCCAAGCACACTTTACACATCAAGTTTCCCTCTTCACGATTTCAAACCAACCTTGAATTTCTCTTTGGATGGGCTTGGAAGTTGTTATGGGAGTCTCCAAGGGGTTCAGGAAACTAATGGAAGACTTTTGTTTCCATTTGAAGATTTAAAGCAAGTTTCAAGCACGGCTGATATTGAACATAATAAAGAGCATGGTGATTCTACAGGATATTGGACTGGAATGTTAGGTGGAGGATCATGGTAA
- the LOC133700611 gene encoding dof zinc finger protein DOF4.6-like isoform X2 has product MLKSEIVVKPIEEIVTNTCPKPPALERKARPQKEQALNCPRCNSTNTKFCYYNNYSLTQPRYFCKTCRRYWTEGGSLRNIPVGGGSRKNKRSSASSSSSSKKLPDLITPTSLSQTSTQNPKIHEGQDLNLAFPSTQSIRSFSELIQLPSINENNNKNPISSSTSASTTTSQLSALELLTGISSRGLNSFPMPVQDPSTLYTSSFPLHDFKPTLNFSLDGLGSCYGSLQGVQETNGRLLFPFEDLKQVSSTADIEHNKEHGDSTGYWTGMLGGGSW; this is encoded by the exons ATGTTGAAAAGT GAGATAGTGGTGAAACCAATAGAAGAGATAGTTACAAATACCTGTCCAAAGCCTCCTGCTTTAGAGAGGAAGGCAAGGCCTCAGAAAGAACAAGCCCTCAACTGTCCAAGGTGCAATTCAACTAACACCAAGTTCTGTTACTATAACAACTACAGCCTTACACAGCCTAGGTACTTTTGTAAGACTTGTAGAAGGTATTGGACAGAAGGGGGTTCTCTGAGAAATATTCCGGTCGGAGGAGGTTCAAGAAAGAACAAGAGATCATcagcttcttcttcatcttcttcaaagaaACTTCCTGATCTGATTACACCAACAAGTTTGTCACAAACTTCTACACAAAACCCTAAGATCCATGAAGGCCAAGATCTAAACCTAGCTTTCCCATCCACTCAAAGTATTAGAAGTTTCTCTGAATTGATTCAATTACCGAGCATTAAtgaaaacaacaacaagaaccCAATATCTTCCTCTACTTCTGCATCTACTACCACATCCCAACTTTCAGCTTTGGAGCTGTTAACTGGAATCTCCTCAAGGGGTTTGAATTCTTTTCCTATGCCAGTTCAAGATCCAAGCACACTTTACACATCAAGTTTCCCTCTTCACGATTTCAAACCAACCTTGAATTTCTCTTTGGATGGGCTTGGAAGTTGTTATGGGAGTCTCCAAGGGGTTCAGGAAACTAATGGAAGACTTTTGTTTCCATTTGAAGATTTAAAGCAAGTTTCAAGCACGGCTGATATTGAACATAATAAAGAGCATGGTGATTCTACAGGATATTGGACTGGAATGTTAGGTGGAGGATCATGGTAA